The following coding sequences are from one Arachis hypogaea cultivar Tifrunner chromosome 7, arahy.Tifrunner.gnm2.J5K5, whole genome shotgun sequence window:
- the LOC112701924 gene encoding uncharacterized protein, which translates to MAGSHFLTILNSTSKSSLAKPNTTRPFFNNSTKNYGQTSSANRGRLTEERAPSTAEEFERVAEEKSKKIHEGEARNDGDNGGAKHATNGDSKVDSSKKR; encoded by the exons ATGGCTGGTTCTCATTTCCTTACCATTCTCAATTCCACTTCAAAATCCTCCTTGGCTAAGCCTAATACTACTAGGCCATTCTTCAACAATTCCACTAAG AATTATGGACAAACAAGCAGTGCTAACCGCGGCCGATTGACGGAAGAAAGGGCACCATCAACAGCTGAAGAATTCGAGAGAGTTGCTGAAGAGAAGAGCAAGAAAATCCATGAAGGTGAAGCTAGAAATGATGGTGATAATGGTGGTGCAAAACATGCCACAAATGGTGATTCTAAGGTTGATTCCTCTAAGAAAAGGTAG